The Irregularibacter muris DNA window TGGCAATCTTGCTCCAGCCGATAAAAAACTTTATGCCCTAAGAGATGTTACCTCAACAGTAGATAATGTTTCCCTCATTGCAGCAAGTATTATGAGTAAAAAAATTGCTGCAGGTTCAGATGCAATCCTGTTAGATGTGAAGACGGGTAGCGGTGCATTTATGAAGACCATTGAAGATTCTATAGGATTAGCTCAAATCATGGTTTCCATTGGTGAGCATGTAGGGAGAAGGACCATTGCACTCATTACTGATATGGATAGGCCTTTGGGGAATGCTATAGGAAATTCACTAGAAGTTATGGAAGCGGTAGATACTTTAAAGGGAAATGGGCCGGATGATTTTACCGAAGTCTGCTTACATCTTTCCGCCAATATGCTATATCTTGCTCAAAGAGGGAGCTTAGAAGAATGTATGAAAATGGCTGAGGAAGCATTAAATAGTGGTAAAGCCTTTGAAAAGTTCAAGGAAATGGTAGTTGCTCAAGGGGGCGATGTATCCTTTATTGAAAATACTGACCAATTTGAAAAGGCCCCAATAATTCATGAAGTAAAAGCCCATCAAGAGGGTTGGATTGATAAAATAGATACCGAAAGCTGTGGAATTGCTTCTGTAGTCTTAGGAGCAGGAAGAGAAAGCATGGAAGATATTATTGATTATAGCGCAGGGATTATTCTAAAGGCAAAACTGGGCGAAAAAATCACAAAAGGACAAACTTTTGCAGTGATATATACGGCAAAGGCAAAAGCTGTGCAGGAGGCTGAAAATATGTTAAGAGAAGCAATACATATTGGCTCAATTCAGCCTCAAATTACTCCTTTGATCCATGCAAGAGTCACTAAGGATTCCATAGAAAGATTCTAAAAGTTTCATATATTCATTGACGGTTTATAAGGGGGGAGATAAATTGACAAAAGAAAGTAAAAGAAGGTTGCTTATCGAAATTTTTATGAGCTTCTTCAAAGTAGGTTTATTTACCTTTGGAGGAGGCTTTGCTATGATTCCTCTCATCGAAAAAGAAATGATAGACAAAAAAGCTTGGGTAGAGGAGGAAGAAATTATTGATATTTTTGCTCTATCCCAGTCAGTACCAGGTTCCATAGCGATTAATTCTTCTACATCTATAGGCTATAAAATCGCTGGAACCTATGGAGCCGTTGTGGCTACCATTGGAGTTGTCCTTCCCTCCTTTATGATCATTACCATTATTGCAGCATTCTTGAGTAATTTTCAAGATAATGCTATAGTCCAAGCTGCTTTTATGGGGGTGAGGTCGGCAGTAGTGGGCCTAGTACTTATGGCTGCTATTAAGATAGGCAAAACATCTATAAAGGATGCTTTGGCAGCCCTTATCACCATCCTAACCGTTATTCTTATTCTTGCCATCAACCTTAATGTGATCTTTGCAATAATCGGTGGTGGATTAGTAGGATGGATAGTGGGTTATATCATTCCTTTGAAAAAG harbors:
- a CDS encoding chromate transporter, which codes for MTKESKRRLLIEIFMSFFKVGLFTFGGGFAMIPLIEKEMIDKKAWVEEEEIIDIFALSQSVPGSIAINSSTSIGYKIAGTYGAVVATIGVVLPSFMIITIIAAFLSNFQDNAIVQAAFMGVRSAVVGLVLMAAIKIGKTSIKDALAALITILTVILILAINLNVIFAIIGGGLVGWIVGYIIPLKKKEKSHKEGHKDGLS
- a CDS encoding pyrimidine-nucleoside phosphorylase; translation: MRMYDLIKKKKNGEVLTEEEIKFFVEGYTKGNIPDYQASAFMMAVYFQGMNNHETSTLTKYMAQSGDTVDLSSIPGIKVDKHSTGGVGDKTTMVIGPIVASCGVPVAKMSGRGLGHTGGTLDKLESIPNLTTAVSREDFLNQVKTMGLSVIGQTGNLAPADKKLYALRDVTSTVDNVSLIAASIMSKKIAAGSDAILLDVKTGSGAFMKTIEDSIGLAQIMVSIGEHVGRRTIALITDMDRPLGNAIGNSLEVMEAVDTLKGNGPDDFTEVCLHLSANMLYLAQRGSLEECMKMAEEALNSGKAFEKFKEMVVAQGGDVSFIENTDQFEKAPIIHEVKAHQEGWIDKIDTESCGIASVVLGAGRESMEDIIDYSAGIILKAKLGEKITKGQTFAVIYTAKAKAVQEAENMLREAIHIGSIQPQITPLIHARVTKDSIERF